From the Leptolyngbya sp. O-77 genome, one window contains:
- a CDS encoding glycosyl hydrolase family 57, whose protein sequence is MTTAVADLPALSPTHHELPNICGWEAEISAVVNHSDPVFLPHTVLRLESMTSGFACALHMHQPTIPAGWKGALISNLQYMFEHPGEGDNHNAGVFAWCYERMGDFIPELVGNGCQPRIMLDYSGNLLWGLVQMGREDVLGNLRRITCDPHYHPYVEWLGTMWSHAVVPSTPIPDLKLHIQAWQQYFAALFGYEALRRVKGFSPPEMHLPNHPDTLYEYLKALKECGYRWLLVQEHSVERLDGSSLTQDQKYIPNTLVARNSQGETVRMTVLIKTQGSDTKLVAQMQPYHEAKGRGRQAIGGVSVPCCVTQIADGENGGVMMNEFPRDFHPVWYQIRDGHSSGTVGLNGTEYLELIEAAGVNPADYPEIQAVQQHKIWQRVDPQDASPEQVQAAIAQLQSTDHQFHMDGASWTNDLSWVAGYENVLEPMNQLSAAFHQKYDPLVHQDPGVTRQPDYQQALLYNLLLQTSCFRYWGQGTWTDYAREIFRRGQEVLAG, encoded by the coding sequence ATGACGACTGCTGTTGCTGATTTGCCAGCCCTTTCTCCCACGCACCACGAACTGCCCAACATCTGCGGCTGGGAAGCGGAAATTAGCGCCGTGGTCAACCACAGCGACCCTGTGTTTTTGCCCCACACCGTCCTGCGGCTGGAAAGCATGACCAGCGGGTTTGCCTGTGCCCTGCATATGCACCAGCCCACCATTCCTGCGGGTTGGAAGGGTGCGCTGATCAGCAATTTGCAGTATATGTTCGAGCATCCGGGCGAGGGCGACAACCACAACGCAGGCGTGTTTGCCTGGTGCTATGAACGCATGGGCGACTTTATCCCCGAACTGGTGGGCAACGGCTGTCAGCCGCGCATCATGCTGGATTATTCCGGCAACCTGCTCTGGGGGCTAGTGCAGATGGGGCGGGAAGACGTGCTGGGCAACCTGCGACGCATCACCTGCGACCCGCACTATCACCCCTACGTGGAATGGCTGGGCACGATGTGGAGCCATGCGGTGGTGCCCTCCACGCCGATTCCCGACCTGAAGCTGCATATCCAGGCGTGGCAGCAGTATTTCGCGGCGCTATTTGGCTATGAGGCGCTGCGGCGGGTGAAGGGCTTTTCGCCGCCAGAGATGCACCTGCCCAACCATCCCGACACGCTGTATGAATACCTGAAGGCACTGAAGGAATGCGGCTATCGCTGGCTGCTGGTGCAGGAGCATTCGGTGGAGCGGCTAGACGGGTCGAGCCTGACGCAAGACCAGAAGTATATTCCCAATACGCTGGTGGCGCGAAATTCTCAGGGCGAAACGGTGCGGATGACGGTACTAATCAAAACCCAGGGGTCGGACACGAAGCTGGTGGCGCAGATGCAGCCCTATCACGAAGCGAAGGGGCGCGGGCGGCAGGCAATCGGTGGCGTGTCGGTGCCTTGCTGCGTGACGCAGATCGCCGATGGAGAAAATGGCGGCGTGATGATGAATGAGTTTCCGCGCGATTTTCACCCGGTGTGGTACCAGATTCGAGATGGGCATAGCAGCGGCACGGTCGGGCTGAACGGCACGGAATACCTTGAGCTAATCGAGGCGGCGGGCGTGAACCCGGCGGACTATCCTGAAATTCAGGCGGTGCAGCAGCACAAGATTTGGCAGCGGGTCGATCCGCAGGATGCCAGTCCTGAACAGGTGCAGGCGGCGATCGCCCAGCTCCAGTCCACCGACCACCAGTTCCACATGGACGGAGCCTCCTGGACCAACGACTTGAGCTGGGTAGCGGGCTATGAAAACGTACTAGAGCCAATGAACCAGCTCAGCGCTGCCTTTCATCAAAAATATGACCCGCTGGTGCATCAAGACCCTGGCGTGACGCGCCAGCCTGACTATCAGCAGGCGCTACTCTATAACCTCTTGCTGCAAACCAGTTGCTTTCGCTATTGGGGTCAGGGCACTTGGACAGATTATGCGCGGGAGATTTTTCGGCGAGGGCAGGAAGTGTTGGCGGGGTGA
- the lpxB gene encoding lipid-A-disaccharide synthase: protein MREVEPACRSAGCRFARLLISTGEVSGDLQGALLIEALRRQAEKRGLALEILALGGDRMAAAGATLLGNTTAIGSVGIVEALPFVLPTLRLQRRVQQQLQQHPPDLVVMIDYFGPNSRLGTYMRRHFPQVPLIYYIAPQEWVWSLSPAKTRQVISLSDRLLAIFPEEARYYEKWGANATYVGHPLVDRVATFPSRAAARQQLGIAEDDVAIALLPASRRQEVKHLLPVLCQAAQQIQAALPQAHLWIPLSLSQFQTPIEQAIQRYGLRATIVTEHPQTVIAAADLALTKSGTANLEIALAGVPQVVIYRVSRMTAWIARRFLKFSIAFMSPPNLVMMEPIVPELLQEAATPDNIAREGLALLLDPDRRHQTQQDYARLRQVLGVGGVCDRAAGEVLDMLAQRKMGRTIP, encoded by the coding sequence ATGCGCGAGGTCGAGCCAGCTTGCCGATCCGCTGGGTGTCGATTTGCCCGGCTTTTGATTAGCACGGGCGAGGTGTCGGGCGACTTGCAGGGGGCGCTGCTGATAGAGGCGCTGCGGCGGCAGGCCGAGAAACGCGGTCTGGCGCTGGAGATTTTGGCCTTGGGGGGCGATCGCATGGCGGCGGCCGGGGCGACGCTGCTGGGCAATACGACCGCCATTGGTTCCGTCGGCATTGTCGAGGCACTGCCCTTTGTGCTGCCGACGCTAAGGCTCCAGCGGCGAGTGCAGCAGCAATTGCAGCAGCACCCCCCCGATTTGGTGGTCATGATCGACTATTTCGGGCCGAACTCGCGCTTGGGCACTTATATGCGCCGACACTTTCCCCAGGTGCCGCTGATTTACTACATCGCGCCGCAGGAGTGGGTGTGGTCGCTGAGTCCGGCTAAGACGCGGCAAGTGATTAGCCTGAGCGATCGCCTCCTGGCCATTTTTCCCGAAGAAGCCCGCTATTACGAAAAATGGGGCGCAAACGCGACCTACGTTGGGCATCCCCTGGTGGATCGCGTGGCCACCTTTCCCAGTCGCGCCGCAGCCCGCCAGCAGTTGGGCATTGCGGAAGACGATGTGGCGATCGCCCTCCTGCCTGCCTCTCGCCGCCAGGAAGTCAAACACCTGCTGCCCGTGCTGTGTCAGGCGGCGCAGCAAATTCAAGCCGCCCTGCCCCAGGCGCACCTCTGGATTCCTTTATCGCTATCGCAATTTCAGACCCCCATCGAGCAGGCAATCCAGCGCTACGGGCTGCGGGCAACGATCGTGACCGAGCATCCCCAGACCGTGATTGCCGCTGCCGATCTGGCGCTGACAAAATCTGGCACGGCCAACCTGGAAATTGCGCTAGCTGGCGTGCCTCAGGTGGTCATCTACCGCGTCAGCCGCATGACCGCATGGATCGCCCGTCGCTTCCTGAAGTTCTCCATTGCCTTTATGTCGCCGCCCAACCTGGTAATGATGGAGCCAATCGTGCCAGAACTGCTGCAAGAAGCGGCAACCCCCGATAATATCGCCCGCGAAGGGCTGGCGCTGCTGCTTGACCCAGATCGCCGCCACCAGACCCAACAAGACTACGCTCGGTTGCGCCAGGTGCTAGGGGTTGGTGGGGTGTGCGATCGCGCTGCGGGGGAAGTGCTGGATATGTTGGCGCAGCGAAAGATGGGACGGACCATCCCGTAG
- the lpxA gene encoding acyl-ACP--UDP-N-acetylglucosamine O-acyltransferase, protein MTTLIHPTAVIHPDAELHPTVQVGAYAVVGNQVKVGPGTVIGAHVVLDGWTEIGARNQIFPGAAIGLPPQDLKYDGAITQVKIGDDNLIREYVTINRATYTGEATVIGNGNLLMAYVHVGHNCVIEDRVVIANSTALAGHVHIESRATISGVLGIHQFVRVGRLAMVGGMSRINRDVPPYMLVEGNPARVRSLNLVGLRRSGLMDADQGRTYQALKKAFRTLYRSGLPLNQAIEQLDLLPDCEPLQHLRQFLQLSQLPSRRGLIPGSGRKRSED, encoded by the coding sequence TTGACTACCCTGATTCACCCTACGGCTGTGATTCACCCTGACGCTGAGCTGCATCCGACGGTTCAGGTTGGGGCCTATGCAGTGGTTGGCAATCAGGTGAAGGTGGGCCCAGGGACGGTGATTGGGGCCCATGTCGTGCTGGACGGCTGGACAGAAATTGGGGCCCGCAACCAAATCTTTCCGGGTGCTGCCATCGGCTTGCCCCCCCAAGACTTGAAATATGACGGCGCGATTACTCAGGTCAAAATTGGTGATGACAACCTGATTCGGGAATACGTAACCATCAACCGCGCTACCTACACGGGCGAGGCGACGGTGATTGGCAATGGCAACCTGCTGATGGCCTACGTCCATGTCGGGCACAACTGCGTGATCGAAGACCGCGTGGTGATTGCCAACAGCACCGCGCTGGCAGGTCATGTACATATCGAATCGCGGGCGACGATTAGCGGCGTGCTGGGCATCCATCAGTTTGTGCGGGTGGGGCGACTGGCGATGGTCGGCGGCATGAGCCGAATCAACCGAGACGTGCCGCCCTATATGCTGGTGGAGGGCAATCCAGCCAGAGTGCGATCGCTCAATCTGGTAGGGTTGCGCCGTTCTGGGCTGATGGATGCCGATCAGGGGCGCACCTACCAAGCGCTCAAAAAAGCCTTTCGCACCCTCTATCGCTCTGGGTTGCCGCTGAATCAGGCGATCGAACAACTCGACCTGCTGCCCGACTGTGAACCTCTGCAACATTTGCGGCAATTTTTGCAACTGTCGCAACTGCCGAGCCGTCGGGGGCTGATTCCGGGAAGCGGCCGCAAACGGAGCGAAGACTGA
- the fabZ gene encoding 3-hydroxyacyl-ACP dehydratase FabZ yields MTILTDLHTTVSPVQTEPEAAPVTPTAPPTVLSVEEIHKLLPHRYPFSLVDRIIEFVPEKRAVGIKNVTFNEPHFQGHFPGRPIMPGVLIVEAMAQVGGVVLTQMADVQDGLFMFAGIDKVRFRRPVVPGDQIIMTVELLWVKKRRFGKMYGRAEVDGQLAAEGELMFSLVD; encoded by the coding sequence ATGACCATTTTGACCGACCTTCATACTACCGTGTCCCCTGTTCAGACCGAGCCAGAAGCGGCTCCAGTGACCCCCACTGCACCGCCGACCGTGCTTTCGGTTGAGGAAATTCACAAGCTGCTGCCGCATCGGTATCCGTTCTCTTTGGTCGATCGAATCATTGAATTCGTTCCCGAAAAGCGGGCCGTGGGCATCAAAAATGTTACGTTCAATGAACCCCACTTTCAGGGCCATTTTCCGGGTCGCCCCATTATGCCTGGGGTATTGATCGTAGAGGCCATGGCCCAGGTCGGGGGCGTAGTGCTGACGCAGATGGCCGATGTACAAGACGGTCTGTTTATGTTTGCAGGCATCGACAAAGTGCGGTTTCGCCGCCCGGTGGTGCCCGGTGACCAGATCATCATGACCGTCGAACTGCTCTGGGTCAAAAAACGCCGCTTTGGCAAGATGTATGGACGGGCCGAGGTAGACGGGCAACTGGCTGCCGAAGGCGAATTGATGTTTTCACTGGTGGACTGA
- the lpxC gene encoding UDP-3-O-acyl-N-acetylglucosamine deacetylase encodes MEQILSSSSPPSANRSEASAPSLLRDQQHTLTRPLAQSGVGLHLGELTQVRILPAQPGDGRYFVRVDLPGQPAIPAHIDRVRETRLSTELAVETADGLASVRTVEHLLAALVGMGIDNARIEIDGPEVPLLDGSAQDWARAIATAGISPQSAPHTLIPLAEPVWVRHEDAFVAAIPAPELRFSYGIDFDLPAIGNQWVSWSPSAEPFETAIAPARTFGLAHQIDQLQSLGLIRGGSLDNALVCGPNGWLNPPLRFSNEPVRHKLLDLVGDMSLLGWMPLAHLVAYKASHQLHTELARRLRLSPFAP; translated from the coding sequence ATGGAACAAATCCTCTCTTCCTCCAGTCCCCCATCTGCCAATCGCAGCGAAGCCTCTGCTCCCAGTCTGCTGAGGGATCAGCAGCACACCCTGACCCGCCCACTGGCGCAGTCGGGTGTGGGGCTTCACCTGGGCGAACTCACCCAAGTCAGGATTTTGCCTGCCCAGCCCGGCGATGGGCGCTACTTTGTGCGGGTGGATTTGCCGGGGCAGCCTGCCATTCCGGCTCACATTGATCGGGTGCGCGAGACGCGACTTTCGACCGAGCTAGCGGTGGAAACTGCTGACGGGCTTGCCAGCGTCCGCACGGTGGAACACCTGCTGGCAGCGCTGGTGGGCATGGGCATCGACAACGCCCGCATCGAAATCGACGGGCCCGAAGTGCCCCTGCTGGATGGTTCCGCTCAGGACTGGGCCAGGGCGATCGCCACTGCGGGGATCAGCCCCCAGTCTGCTCCCCACACCCTCATTCCCCTGGCAGAACCAGTCTGGGTGCGCCATGAGGATGCGTTTGTGGCTGCGATCCCCGCACCAGAGCTGCGCTTCAGCTACGGCATCGACTTTGACCTGCCCGCCATCGGCAACCAGTGGGTCAGTTGGTCGCCCAGCGCAGAACCCTTTGAAACGGCGATCGCCCCCGCCCGCACCTTTGGACTAGCGCACCAGATCGACCAACTGCAATCGCTCGGCCTGATTCGCGGCGGCAGCCTGGACAATGCCCTGGTATGCGGCCCCAACGGATGGCTAAACCCACCCCTGAGATTTTCAAATGAACCAGTGCGTCATAAACTTTTAGACTTAGTAGGAGATATGAGTCTGCTCGGCTGGATGCCCCTGGCGCACCTAGTCGCCTACAAAGCAAGCCACCAACTGCATACTGAACTGGCTCGCCGCCTCCGACTGTCCCCGTTTGCGCCCTAG
- a CDS encoding BamA/TamA family outer membrane protein, with the protein MRFSPVVLAAIAISSVSSLAAPAARAQTAPLSEQLSQHPVQQSPHEPIDASASSVHDETALPSLIKPDLLPGAIARAEVDAALGTPEGAIAATPDSANSASSASSANSAAVNAAALAERLAQKPAEPQLVEVSAPSAATSTNLGTADPAASTTLSKLDLPQTGTSRLGDPIELAQFIPQPQPAPAEAAPTAPPEEEPRVLVSELVVSGAPSPELEDAVFNAISTRAGATTTRTQLQRDINAVFATGFFSDVRAVPEDTPLGVRVTFVVQPNPVLTAVQIQGNEVLPQQVVDQTFGTQYGRVLNLNQLQTGIRNINRWYQDNGYVLAQIIDAPRISQDGVVTLSVAEGVIEDINVAFQTEDGETEDDEGNPIRGRTRAFIITREFETKPGDVFNQNQIQQDLQRAFRLGLFDDLQVTLNPGDDPRKVDVTINAVERSSGSISAGVGVSSASGLFGTVSYQEQNLGGNNQRLGAEVQFGQRDLLFDLSFTDPWIAGDPNRTSYTVNAFSRRSIPLVFQGGETEVTLENGDRPRVRRIGGGVTFGRPLGNGWRATAGLQYQNIRLQDSDGDLAPVDELGNQLSFSESGTDDILLVQLSANQDRRDSAVAPTRGYNLRIATDQSIPVGQGNIFFNRLRGSYSRYFPVDITDFTEGPETLAFNVQGGVVLGDLPPYEAFSLGGTDSVRGYEAGDVGSGRAFVLGTVEYRFPIFSIVGGVLFVDVGSDLGTGSDVPGQPAVVRDKPGTGIGFGLGIRVQSPIGAIRVDLGFNDEGDSRIHFGIGERF; encoded by the coding sequence ATGCGTTTTTCTCCTGTCGTATTGGCGGCGATCGCCATTTCTTCCGTTTCAAGTCTCGCGGCTCCGGCGGCGCGTGCCCAGACGGCCCCTCTTTCCGAGCAGTTATCCCAACACCCAGTTCAGCAGTCGCCCCACGAGCCAATTGACGCATCCGCTTCTTCTGTCCATGACGAAACCGCTCTGCCCAGCCTGATCAAGCCCGACCTGCTGCCAGGGGCGATCGCCCGCGCTGAGGTGGATGCAGCACTGGGCACACCCGAAGGGGCGATCGCAGCGACTCCAGACTCGGCAAATTCAGCGAGTTCAGCAAGTTCAGCAAATTCGGCAGCGGTGAATGCGGCCGCACTGGCGGAGCGGCTGGCGCAAAAGCCCGCTGAACCTCAACTCGTGGAAGTCTCAGCCCCCTCCGCAGCCACATCCACCAACCTAGGAACCGCCGACCCAGCAGCCTCCACCACGCTGTCAAAACTGGACTTGCCCCAGACAGGAACCTCCCGCCTAGGCGACCCGATTGAACTGGCCCAGTTTATCCCCCAACCCCAGCCCGCCCCTGCTGAAGCCGCCCCCACGGCTCCCCCAGAAGAAGAACCACGGGTGCTGGTATCTGAGTTGGTCGTTAGCGGGGCCCCCAGCCCAGAGCTAGAAGACGCGGTATTTAACGCCATTAGCACTCGCGCTGGCGCAACTACAACGCGCACCCAGCTTCAGCGAGACATTAACGCGGTGTTCGCCACAGGCTTCTTCTCAGACGTGCGGGCGGTTCCCGAAGATACGCCGCTGGGCGTGCGAGTGACGTTTGTGGTACAGCCCAACCCGGTGCTAACGGCAGTGCAGATCCAAGGCAACGAGGTGCTGCCCCAGCAGGTGGTTGACCAGACCTTTGGAACGCAATACGGCCGTGTGTTAAACCTGAACCAGCTCCAGACGGGCATCCGCAACATCAACCGCTGGTATCAGGACAACGGCTATGTGCTGGCGCAGATAATCGACGCACCCCGCATTAGCCAGGATGGCGTGGTCACGCTCTCGGTGGCAGAGGGCGTGATCGAGGATATCAACGTCGCCTTTCAAACCGAAGACGGCGAAACCGAGGACGACGAGGGCAACCCAATTCGGGGACGCACCCGCGCTTTTATCATCACGCGGGAGTTTGAAACCAAGCCCGGTGATGTGTTCAACCAGAACCAGATTCAGCAAGACCTCCAGCGGGCCTTTCGACTGGGGCTATTCGACGACTTGCAGGTGACGCTGAACCCAGGTGACGACCCGCGCAAGGTAGACGTGACGATCAACGCGGTAGAACGCAGCAGCGGCTCCATCTCTGCCGGGGTGGGCGTGAGTTCGGCTAGCGGTCTGTTTGGCACGGTCAGCTATCAGGAGCAAAACCTGGGCGGCAATAACCAGCGGCTCGGCGCAGAGGTGCAGTTTGGTCAGCGGGATTTGCTGTTTGACCTCAGCTTTACGGACCCGTGGATTGCAGGCGATCCAAACCGCACCTCCTATACGGTGAATGCCTTTAGCCGTCGGTCGATTCCGCTGGTGTTTCAGGGCGGCGAGACGGAGGTGACGCTGGAAAATGGCGATCGCCCCCGCGTGCGGCGGATTGGCGGTGGTGTCACCTTTGGTCGGCCCCTGGGGAATGGCTGGCGGGCTACGGCTGGGTTGCAATACCAGAACATCCGCCTGCAAGACTCCGATGGCGATCTGGCTCCGGTGGACGAATTGGGCAACCAGCTTAGCTTCAGCGAATCAGGCACAGACGACATTTTGCTGGTGCAGCTCAGCGCCAACCAGGATCGCCGCGATAGCGCCGTCGCTCCCACGCGGGGTTATAACCTGCGGATTGCCACGGATCAGTCTATTCCGGTGGGTCAGGGAAATATCTTTTTCAACCGACTGCGGGGCAGCTACAGCCGCTACTTCCCTGTAGACATCACCGACTTTACCGAAGGGCCTGAAACGCTAGCCTTTAACGTGCAGGGTGGCGTGGTGCTGGGCGATCTGCCGCCCTACGAAGCCTTCTCGCTGGGCGGCACAGACTCGGTGCGCGGCTATGAGGCGGGCGATGTGGGCAGCGGTCGTGCCTTTGTGCTGGGTACGGTGGAATACCGCTTCCCCATCTTTTCAATTGTTGGCGGCGTGCTGTTTGTAGATGTGGGCAGCGACCTGGGAACTGGTAGCGACGTGCCAGGACAGCCCGCTGTGGTGCGCGACAAGCCAGGAACCGGGATTGGCTTTGGGCTGGGAATTCGGGTGCAGTCGCCGATTGGCGCAATCCGGGTAGACCTGGGCTTTAATGATGAAGGCGACAGTCGGATTCACTTTGGCATTGGGGAACGATTCTAA
- the purC gene encoding phosphoribosylaminoimidazolesuccinocarboxamide synthase, with the protein MNAFEPPAAENPVAENPAAENPAAQKLYEGKAKILYATDDPEVLLTYFKDDATAFNAQKRGTISGKGEVNCAMSQHLFRLLEAQGVPTHLLDCPTSNTMRVRRVSIVPLEVVVRNIAAGSLCQQTGLELGTPLSPPLVEFYFKNDALGDPLLTEDRLRVMGLATPDQVQQLREMALRVNQVLSDFFNQCGITLVDFKLEFGVDGTGKLLLADEISPDTCRLWNQAESDPNRRVMDKDRFRRDLGDVEAAYQQVLQRVLAQSV; encoded by the coding sequence ATGAATGCCTTTGAACCGCCTGCCGCCGAAAATCCCGTCGCCGAAAATCCTGCTGCCGAAAACCCTGCTGCCCAAAAACTATACGAGGGCAAGGCCAAAATCCTCTACGCCACCGACGATCCAGAAGTCTTGCTGACCTACTTCAAAGACGATGCAACCGCGTTTAATGCCCAAAAACGGGGCACGATTTCCGGCAAAGGCGAGGTCAATTGCGCTATGTCGCAGCACTTGTTTCGCCTGCTAGAGGCGCAGGGCGTGCCGACCCACCTGCTTGACTGCCCCACCTCCAACACCATGCGGGTGCGGCGGGTGTCGATTGTGCCCCTAGAGGTGGTAGTCAGGAACATTGCAGCGGGGAGTCTCTGTCAACAGACTGGGTTGGAATTGGGAACCCCGCTCAGTCCGCCGCTGGTAGAGTTTTACTTTAAAAACGATGCCCTCGGCGACCCGCTGCTGACTGAAGATCGGCTGCGCGTGATGGGGCTGGCTACACCCGATCAGGTGCAACAACTTCGGGAGATGGCGCTGCGGGTCAACCAAGTGCTGTCTGACTTCTTCAATCAGTGTGGGATTACGCTGGTGGACTTCAAACTGGAGTTTGGGGTCGATGGAACAGGCAAGCTGCTGCTGGCGGATGAGATTAGTCCCGATACGTGCCGTCTGTGGAACCAGGCGGAGTCTGACCCCAACCGCAGGGTGATGGATAAAGACCGATTTCGACGCGATTTGGGCGATGTGGAGGCTGCGTACCAGCAGGTGCTACAGCGAGTTCTGGCACAAAGTGTCTAG
- a CDS encoding DUF2079 domain-containing protein: MGDERREGTEPRKKHKFDWGWQTVLAAAALFWVLCSIFALQRFYNFFPTFVSFDQGIFNQVFWNSLHGRWFESSLSSSESSAVQLDNQLPEVFYRRLAQHFTPALLLWLPIYALFQSPAGLSLLQVTLMTAGGLVLYALARHYHPPQVSALIAVSYFCANAVIAPTLANFHDFSQIPLFVFGLLWAMEKRRWWLFWLLLGLTLVVREDAGVITFGVGFYMAASRRFLRAGVAVCVLSLGYMLLLTNWVMPLFAPDISRRFMVEQFGRFTDGQEASTLEVLWAMIRNPDQVLAEVVNPPGRTLSYVLAQWLPLAFVPVISLDAWLLTGFPLLKLLLQQDPTALSMHLRYAVSLVPGLFYGAILWWHKHPHWFRLRLRQFWLFCLGLALLLTIASNPNRALSVFIPDSIQPWVYTSPARQWEHAQAVRSLLRQIPDDASVTATGNIVAHLSSRREVLRYPGTRLINDDRKQIGVEYAVLDFWYPLRFSAAFPDEGRSFFGMTNRVLGWLRDGSFGLMDFQDGVALLRRGVPSSPEAAAAWNQFHQPLD, translated from the coding sequence ATGGGCGATGAACGACGCGAGGGGACAGAACCTCGCAAAAAACACAAGTTTGACTGGGGCTGGCAGACGGTGCTAGCTGCGGCAGCCCTCTTCTGGGTGCTATGCAGCATTTTTGCGCTGCAACGGTTCTATAACTTTTTCCCGACGTTTGTGTCGTTCGACCAGGGCATCTTCAACCAGGTGTTTTGGAATAGCCTGCACGGACGCTGGTTTGAAAGCTCCCTCTCCTCCAGCGAATCGAGCGCCGTGCAGCTAGACAACCAACTGCCGGAGGTGTTTTATCGCCGCCTCGCCCAGCATTTCACCCCGGCGCTGCTGCTGTGGCTGCCGATTTATGCCCTGTTTCAGTCCCCTGCGGGGCTGTCGCTGCTGCAAGTGACGCTGATGACAGCAGGCGGACTGGTGCTGTATGCCCTGGCGCGTCACTATCACCCGCCCCAGGTGTCGGCGCTGATTGCCGTCAGCTACTTTTGCGCGAATGCGGTCATCGCGCCGACGCTGGCCAATTTTCACGATTTTTCCCAGATTCCGCTGTTTGTCTTTGGCCTGCTATGGGCGATGGAAAAGCGGCGCTGGTGGCTGTTTTGGCTGCTGCTGGGGCTGACGCTGGTAGTGCGCGAAGATGCCGGGGTGATTACCTTTGGCGTGGGCTTCTACATGGCAGCATCGCGGCGGTTTTTGCGGGCGGGGGTGGCGGTGTGCGTCCTCAGCCTGGGCTATATGCTGCTGCTGACGAATTGGGTGATGCCGCTGTTTGCACCGGACATTTCGCGGCGATTCATGGTGGAGCAGTTTGGACGGTTTACCGACGGGCAGGAGGCTTCGACGCTGGAGGTGCTGTGGGCGATGATCCGCAACCCCGACCAGGTTCTGGCAGAAGTGGTCAACCCACCGGGACGCACCCTCAGCTATGTCCTGGCGCAGTGGCTGCCGCTGGCGTTTGTGCCTGTAATCTCGCTGGATGCGTGGCTGCTGACCGGGTTTCCGCTACTTAAGCTGCTGCTGCAACAAGACCCCACCGCCCTATCAATGCATTTGCGCTACGCAGTGTCGCTGGTTCCAGGCTTGTTTTATGGCGCAATTCTCTGGTGGCACAAACATCCCCACTGGTTTCGCCTGCGCTTGCGGCAGTTTTGGCTCTTTTGCCTGGGGCTGGCGCTGCTGCTAACGATCGCGTCAAATCCCAATCGGGCGCTGTCGGTGTTCATTCCTGACTCGATTCAGCCGTGGGTCTACACGTCGCCTGCCCGCCAGTGGGAACACGCCCAAGCCGTGCGATCGCTCTTGCGGCAAATCCCCGACGATGCCAGCGTCACTGCTACAGGGAACATCGTGGCGCATCTCTCCAGCCGCCGCGAGGTCTTGCGCTATCCGGGCACGCGCCTGATCAACGACGACCGCAAACAGATTGGCGTGGAATATGCCGTGCTGGATTTTTGGTATCCGCTGCGCTTTTCGGCGGCCTTTCCCGACGAAGGCAGAAGCTTTTTTGGCATGACCAACCGCGTCCTCGGCTGGCTCCGAGACGGCAGCTTTGGGCTGATGGATTTTCAGGATGGCGTTGCTCTGCTGCGGCGCGGCGTGCCCTCCAGCCCCGAAGCTGCCGCCGCCTGGAACCAGTTTCATCAACCGCTAGATTAA